The sequence AATGCGAATGCCGGCCAGCTTGGCTATTACCGCTCGCGCTACACGCCCGGCAATCTGGATGGTTTGGAGGCATCGCTGGCAACACTTGCGCCCATCGATCAGCTTGGCCTGATGCGCGACCAACTGGAGCTTTCGGAAACCGGCTACCAACCGATGGGCCCGGCGCTTGATCTGGTCATGGCAATTCCGGCTGATACGAATGCAGTTGTGGCGTCGTCAACGGTCGGACAACTCGGCAGCTATTACGACTTCCTCGATGACGAGGCAGCCAAGGCAAAAATGGCTAAGCTGGCTTCGTCAAAATGGGGACCGCGCCTGAAGCAGTTGGGGTTCGCGCCAAATGACAATGAGCCGTTGGCTGATTCCAACCTGCGCTCGCGCCTGATTTCAAACCTGGGCGGTATGGGTGATCCCGGCATTACCGCCGAGGGACGCCGCCTGTTCGCCGCGCTGGCGGAAGATGAGCGCGCCATGGACGGTCCGCTCAAAACCACATGGCTTAACATCGTCGCTGGCAACGCAACCCGAGGCGAATGGGACCGAATGGCAAAGATCGCGGCCTCTTCAAAGAGCACGGTCGAGAAGCAAACTTACTATCGCTTGCTCGGCCGGACTGAAAATGAAGAACTCGCCAAGGCCGCGCTTGAGCTGGCTCTCACCGATGTGCCGGGCAAAACCAACAGTGCCGGGATGATCTCCTCGGTTGCCGGCTCCCACTCCGAAATGGCTTTCGATTTCTACCTCGCCAACCGCGACAAAGTGGACGCGCTGGTCGATGATTCTGGCCGATCACGCTTCGTCGCCCGGTTGTTCTTCGGAGCGGAAAGCCCCGAAATGCTGACCAAACTCGAGGCCTTCGCCGAGGAGCTTCCCGCAGACGAACGCCGTCCAGTGGACCGCGTCATTACCGTTCTGCGAGAGCGCTTCGCAAAGTCGCCCCGTATCCGCGGCGAAGTGAATGATTGGCTTGCGCAGCAGTCAAATTGAAAAACCAATAGCATGACCCATACCCTCTACGGCGCCCCCATTTCGCTCTATTCAGGCAAGGCGCGTGCCTATCTCGACTGGAAAGGTGTAAATTACTGCGAGGTTCTTTCGACGCCCGACGTCTATGCCAATGTGATAATCCCCAATGTCGGACGGCCGGTAATCCCGGTCGTGCAAACTGCGGACGGCAGCATCCTGCAAGATACAACGCTGATCATCGATCACTTCGAACAGTCCGAAGGCGGTCCGTCAGTCTATCCTGCAACACCGCGCCAGCACTTTGCCGCACTGCTGCTGGAGGTATTCGGCGACGAATGGCTGGTGATCCCGGCAATGCACTACCGCTGGAACTACAATGAAGAGTGGGTCTACGGCGAATTTGGCAAGACCGCGCTGCCAGATGGCACGCCGGAGGAACAATACGCCATGGGCAAGGATCGCGGTCAGACGTTCCGCGGTTTCGTGCCGATGCTCGGCGTCAACGAACAGACGATCCCGGCTGTCGAGGCAAGCTACGAAGCTCTGCTAGCTGATTTGGATGCGCATTTCGAAGTCCATCCGTTTCTCCTCGGAACCCGGCCCTCGATCGGTGATCTTGGCCTGATCGGCCCGCTTTATGCGCACCTGTGGCGAGACCCGGCATCGGGTGAGA comes from Altererythrobacter sp. ZODW24 and encodes:
- a CDS encoding glutathione S-transferase, which codes for MTHTLYGAPISLYSGKARAYLDWKGVNYCEVLSTPDVYANVIIPNVGRPVIPVVQTADGSILQDTTLIIDHFEQSEGGPSVYPATPRQHFAALLLEVFGDEWLVIPAMHYRWNYNEEWVYGEFGKTALPDGTPEEQYAMGKDRGQTFRGFVPMLGVNEQTIPAVEASYEALLADLDAHFEVHPFLLGTRPSIGDLGLIGPLYAHLWRDPASGEIMDQIAPRVSAWVKRMVEVTEPQSGEFLPGDEVPETLLPILRRMMSEQLPYLGRVATLLSEWAAANEENAPPRAVGMAEFTIEGVNGQRIATPFSLWMLQRALDYRSGLDAEGKAACDSLLSEVGGEALANFAMPRLNFSNHVLTVA